A genomic segment from Novipirellula artificiosorum encodes:
- a CDS encoding sulfatase family protein, translating to MNFVKRIVFGVLFSIVTALVCHGAERPNIILMMADDMGYGDTGFNGNEIIKTPNLDQMAKDGVKLTHFYAGNAVCSPTRGTCLTGRHHHRYGIWTANAGHLPKQEITLARMLKGQGYATGHFGKWHLGTLDKVISSKGAGRKPEQNFAPPWERDYDRSFVTESAVNLWNPGTGNRSKNNPFYDDGKALAPEDPRLAGGAARVVVDQAVPFMEEAVADGTPFFSVVWFHAPHEDIEAGPEYLKLYEGHGEGAHYFGCITELDEQVGRIRAKLKELDVAENTLIFFCSDNGPEGKAPAKRRQGVTAGLRGRKRDLYDGGVRVPALACWPGKFTAGKVVETPLSTLDYFPTIQNLTGYQMPDTRPIDGQDILSIIAGNLDQRDKSIPFIRGNEVSLVKGHFKMVQPQGELYDLSKDWGEKRDVAAAHPERVELMSREIEAYLASFKVSHSGADYDDPSFKPGGKWKNVGGKR from the coding sequence ATGAACTTTGTGAAACGAATCGTGTTTGGCGTGCTTTTCTCGATCGTGACTGCCCTGGTTTGTCATGGAGCCGAGCGTCCCAACATCATCCTGATGATGGCTGATGACATGGGCTATGGCGACACGGGTTTCAACGGCAATGAAATCATCAAAACACCAAACTTGGACCAGATGGCCAAGGATGGTGTGAAGTTGACTCATTTTTATGCCGGAAACGCGGTCTGCTCGCCAACCCGCGGCACCTGCCTGACCGGCCGGCATCATCATCGCTACGGGATCTGGACTGCGAATGCCGGACATCTGCCGAAGCAAGAGATCACGCTTGCGCGAATGCTAAAGGGGCAGGGCTACGCGACGGGGCACTTCGGAAAGTGGCATCTCGGAACGCTCGACAAGGTGATTTCCTCCAAAGGGGCGGGACGCAAACCGGAGCAAAATTTTGCGCCGCCGTGGGAGCGCGACTACGACCGATCGTTCGTCACCGAATCTGCCGTGAACCTGTGGAATCCCGGCACGGGCAATCGCTCGAAAAACAATCCGTTTTATGACGATGGAAAGGCGCTTGCGCCCGAGGATCCACGACTGGCCGGCGGGGCCGCGCGTGTGGTGGTGGATCAGGCCGTTCCGTTTATGGAAGAAGCGGTCGCGGACGGAACGCCATTCTTCTCCGTGGTTTGGTTTCACGCGCCGCACGAGGACATCGAGGCCGGACCGGAATACCTGAAGCTGTACGAAGGCCACGGCGAAGGGGCTCATTATTTCGGCTGCATCACGGAGCTCGACGAACAGGTCGGTCGAATTCGCGCCAAGCTCAAGGAGTTGGACGTCGCAGAAAACACGCTGATCTTTTTCTGCTCCGACAACGGCCCCGAAGGGAAAGCTCCTGCCAAACGGCGGCAGGGCGTGACCGCGGGTTTGCGCGGCCGAAAACGCGACCTCTACGACGGCGGAGTGCGCGTTCCCGCGCTGGCCTGTTGGCCGGGAAAATTTACCGCGGGCAAGGTCGTGGAAACGCCACTTTCCACACTCGACTATTTTCCAACCATTCAGAATCTGACCGGTTACCAAATGCCCGACACACGCCCGATCGACGGGCAGGACATCTTGTCAATCATCGCGGGAAATCTGGATCAACGCGACAAGTCGATTCCGTTCATTCGCGGCAACGAGGTGTCCTTGGTCAAGGGACACTTCAAAATGGTGCAGCCCCAAGGAGAGCTCTACGATCTCTCCAAGGATTGGGGCGAGAAACGTGATGTCGCGGCCGCTCACCCCGAGCGCGTCGAATTGATGAGCAGGGAAATCGAGGCCTATCTCGCAAGCTTCAAGGTCAGTCATTCCGGTGCCGACTACGACGATCCATCGTTCAAGCCCGGAGGCAAGTGGAAAAATGTCGGTGGAAAAAGGTGA
- a CDS encoding alpha-L-fucosidase, whose amino-acid sequence MNRISLLFVTLTIMMQCVIAQAPYQATWESIARAPVPQWWGQGKFGIFIHWGPYSVAGYKYRNRGYAEAITSDLYKNPDNYLEFMTAKFGAAPPEFGYKDMVPLFKADKWDPAAWAKLFKESGARYVIPTGEHHDGFVLWDSDLTPWTATKKGPMRDLIGDLANAVRAEGLKFGVSYHRERHPNRFTSEFIVDAEPFEQVAEEIRRMPESESLYGPFQYSDEFIQDYVARWVEIQNQYRPDFMWIDDVPIFYRAADDPQVDKFQIAFRKMIAGYLNAGQKWGKEVYFNNKGKQANWPLGVGCREADNLQMETIGPRWQNPATLGTSYAYMATEEEGDLYKSSSELVWLLCDVVSKNGNLLLNIGPRADGTIPEGMQRRLRDMGAWLELNGEAIYGSSPWKVFGEHEGEIVEEEDVFYTKHAMRVHEREIRFTTKPGAIYVIDLQPNGSNVSLKTFAEFDETIESISLLGSERPVQWNLTSSGLVLTPPHGAALRHAAVYKVTYEESKNELIGNQ is encoded by the coding sequence ATGAACAGGATCAGTCTTCTATTCGTCACCCTGACGATCATGATGCAGTGCGTCATCGCCCAAGCCCCTTACCAAGCCACCTGGGAATCGATCGCCCGGGCTCCCGTGCCGCAATGGTGGGGCCAGGGAAAGTTCGGGATCTTCATTCATTGGGGACCCTACAGTGTTGCCGGATACAAGTATCGAAACCGAGGATATGCCGAAGCGATCACAAGCGATCTGTACAAGAACCCGGACAACTACCTGGAGTTCATGACTGCGAAGTTCGGCGCCGCGCCGCCAGAGTTCGGTTACAAGGACATGGTTCCGCTCTTCAAGGCAGACAAGTGGGATCCCGCTGCGTGGGCGAAGCTATTCAAGGAGAGTGGTGCGAGGTACGTGATTCCGACCGGCGAACACCACGACGGCTTTGTGCTCTGGGATTCCGACCTGACACCCTGGACCGCCACGAAGAAAGGCCCGATGCGAGATCTGATCGGGGATCTGGCAAACGCGGTGCGCGCCGAAGGTCTGAAGTTTGGCGTCTCGTACCATCGGGAGCGACATCCGAATCGCTTCACGTCTGAGTTCATCGTTGATGCCGAACCTTTCGAGCAAGTCGCGGAAGAAATCCGACGCATGCCGGAATCCGAATCACTGTATGGACCGTTTCAATACAGTGACGAATTCATCCAAGACTACGTCGCGAGATGGGTGGAGATCCAAAATCAATACCGACCCGATTTCATGTGGATCGACGACGTGCCCATTTTCTATCGAGCTGCGGACGATCCCCAGGTTGATAAGTTTCAGATCGCCTTTCGGAAGATGATTGCCGGATATCTTAACGCCGGCCAAAAGTGGGGCAAAGAGGTTTACTTCAACAACAAGGGCAAACAGGCGAACTGGCCGTTGGGCGTTGGTTGTCGCGAAGCGGATAATCTGCAAATGGAAACGATTGGCCCACGTTGGCAAAACCCCGCCACGCTGGGGACGTCTTACGCCTACATGGCGACTGAAGAAGAAGGGGATCTTTATAAGTCGTCGTCGGAGTTGGTTTGGCTGTTGTGTGACGTGGTGAGCAAGAACGGGAACCTGTTACTGAATATTGGTCCCAGGGCCGATGGAACGATTCCCGAAGGCATGCAACGTCGCTTGCGCGACATGGGTGCCTGGCTGGAACTGAACGGTGAGGCGATCTATGGTTCGTCGCCGTGGAAGGTGTTCGGCGAGCATGAAGGCGAAATCGTTGAAGAAGAGGACGTGTTCTATACCAAACACGCGATGCGAGTCCATGAAAGGGAAATTCGCTTTACCACGAAACCGGGGGCGATTTACGTGATCGATCTGCAACCCAATGGATCCAACGTCTCGCTGAAGACGTTTGCAGAATTTGACGAGACGATCGAATCGATTTCGTTATTGGGTTCCGAACGCCCGGTGCAATGGAATCTCACGTCCAGCGGCTTGGTACTCACGCCACCGCACGGTGCGGCGTTGCGTCATGCGGCTGTCTACAAAGTCACATACGAAGAATCGAAAAACGAGTTGATAGGGAACCAATGA
- a CDS encoding sulfatase family protein has translation MKIYAVLVAALIAAIPTSLGAQRPNIILLLTDDQNYDTLAFTGNDQVKTPNLDRLAGDGLVFHSAYDTTSICMASRAQVMTGMYEYKTGCNFSHGPLTTDKWKKSYPVLIREAGYHTGFVGKFGFSVKEPGGPSNYHSNEDLPIDAFDVWLGWPGQGSYKTEENEFVRSYAGKYPHVTRALGAASQDFIKGAKTTGKPFCLSVSFKAPHGPMSPDPAFDDVYADTAWKTMPNHGEKGAAHLPEQAKSGRQYRKLRDFSGERYQSTMRKYQQLVHGIDHAVGMIRAELETQDLADNTVILFLTDNGYNCGSHDFGGKVLPYEEGSRSPMIIYDPRHPVSGAGKSCNAVVGNIDVAPTMLELAGLPTPENMDGRSLFPLLDDPSSKVRDALLLINVWGDAPTHSLGIATEDYKYIHWPYAQNMAPQEELYDLAADRYEMQNLAGSPEHSQALESLRRHHDAALAVWKAECVSSGGYGQYADIFDRELAWDKKLAAMETRTRRTFSEWKPGVDVANGETKIKKPNPKKAERAAARARKLAEREKEKADHEK, from the coding sequence ATGAAAATTTATGCAGTACTCGTCGCCGCGCTGATTGCGGCGATCCCGACCTCATTGGGCGCCCAGCGGCCGAACATCATTCTGCTGCTGACCGATGACCAGAATTACGACACGCTTGCGTTTACCGGTAACGACCAAGTCAAAACGCCCAATCTGGACCGCCTCGCTGGCGATGGCCTCGTCTTCCATTCCGCCTATGACACCACCTCGATCTGCATGGCGAGCCGTGCCCAGGTGATGACGGGAATGTATGAGTACAAGACGGGGTGCAATTTTAGTCACGGCCCGCTGACGACCGACAAGTGGAAAAAATCCTATCCGGTATTGATACGAGAGGCCGGCTATCACACGGGATTCGTGGGGAAATTCGGGTTCAGTGTGAAGGAGCCGGGAGGTCCGTCCAACTATCACTCCAACGAAGACCTGCCGATCGATGCGTTCGATGTCTGGCTCGGCTGGCCGGGTCAGGGAAGCTACAAGACGGAGGAAAACGAATTTGTTCGGTCCTACGCTGGCAAGTACCCGCATGTGACGCGCGCACTCGGCGCGGCGTCGCAAGACTTCATCAAAGGCGCAAAAACCACGGGAAAACCGTTCTGCCTGTCAGTCAGTTTCAAGGCGCCCCATGGTCCGATGTCACCCGACCCGGCATTCGATGACGTCTACGCCGACACGGCTTGGAAGACGATGCCCAATCACGGCGAAAAGGGCGCGGCGCATCTACCCGAGCAGGCGAAAAGCGGACGCCAGTATCGGAAGCTACGAGATTTCTCGGGTGAGAGATATCAGTCAACGATGCGGAAGTATCAACAGCTCGTCCACGGGATCGACCACGCGGTCGGTATGATCCGCGCTGAATTGGAAACGCAGGATCTGGCCGACAATACCGTGATCCTGTTTCTGACCGACAATGGATACAACTGCGGATCACACGACTTCGGAGGGAAGGTTCTTCCGTACGAGGAAGGGAGTCGGTCGCCGATGATCATCTACGACCCCCGTCACCCGGTTTCCGGTGCGGGTAAGAGTTGCAACGCAGTGGTCGGCAACATCGATGTCGCTCCGACGATGCTGGAACTCGCTGGTCTGCCGACACCGGAGAACATGGACGGGCGAAGCCTTTTCCCGTTGCTCGACGACCCATCGTCCAAGGTCCGAGATGCTCTGCTCCTGATCAACGTCTGGGGCGACGCTCCAACCCACTCGTTAGGAATCGCAACGGAGGACTACAAATACATTCATTGGCCCTACGCGCAAAACATGGCACCGCAAGAAGAACTCTACGACCTCGCTGCGGACCGCTACGAAATGCAGAATCTCGCGGGATCCCCCGAACACAGCCAGGCCCTCGAGAGTCTGCGGAGACACCACGACGCCGCCCTTGCGGTCTGGAAAGCCGAATGTGTTTCCTCCGGTGGCTACGGTCAATATGCGGACATCTTCGATCGAGAACTCGCGTGGGACAAGAAACTCGCCGCGATGGAAACTCGCACGCGGCGGACCTTCTCGGAGTGGAAGCCAGGCGTCGACGTGGCAAACGGCGAAACAAAAATCAAGAAGCCGAATCCGAAGAAAGCAGAGCGGGCCGCCGCGCGGGCAAGGAAACTCGCCGAGCGCGAGAAAGAGAAAGCTGATCATGAAAAATGA
- a CDS encoding sulfatase family protein: MKLDLRIVLMRVVFASMVGRSPAQKLMRLLVLATAALWSVDGWSGDTERPNIILMMADDLGYGDTGFNGNEIIKTPHLDKMARDGVKLTHFYAGGPVCSPTRGTFLTGRHYYRYGIWSANVGHLPKQEITLARLLKSKGYTTGHFGKWHVGTLSKTHSTKGPGRKPAENFAPPWERDYDRSFVVESSVSTWDPGSDKNPFYDNGVTLAGNDPSLLGGAARVVVDRAVPFMEQAVKTDTPFLAVVWFNAPHEPIKAGPDYLAMYEGHGEAAHYYGCITELDEQVGRIRKRLRDWGIANNTLLCFCSDNGPEGKEPKGKKAGVTAGLRGRKRSLYDGGVRVPALAEWAGRIKPGSVSDTPCSTLDYLPMVANLTGYQMPDDRPIDGQDLMPILTGQTTERKKAIPFRARGNATLVKNRYKMVLPKGELYDLSKDWSEENNIATGHPERVETMTRELMAYLDSMQKSHAGEDYSDPSFKPLDEWDAFRKKREPSKRK, encoded by the coding sequence ATGAAACTTGATTTGCGAATCGTCTTGATGCGCGTCGTCTTCGCGTCGATGGTTGGGCGATCCCCCGCGCAAAAGCTGATGCGATTGCTGGTTCTAGCGACAGCTGCTCTCTGGAGTGTCGACGGCTGGAGCGGCGACACCGAACGCCCCAACATCATCCTGATGATGGCCGACGACTTGGGCTACGGCGACACCGGCTTCAACGGCAATGAGATCATCAAGACGCCACATCTGGACAAGATGGCCAGGGACGGCGTGAAGCTGACCCATTTCTACGCGGGCGGTCCGGTCTGTTCGCCGACGCGCGGTACGTTCCTGACCGGACGCCACTATTACCGCTATGGCATTTGGTCGGCCAATGTGGGGCATTTGCCAAAGCAAGAAATCACGCTGGCACGCTTGCTGAAGAGCAAGGGGTACACGACTGGCCATTTCGGCAAGTGGCATGTCGGTACGTTGAGCAAGACACACTCGACGAAAGGGCCCGGCCGCAAGCCCGCAGAAAATTTTGCACCACCTTGGGAGCGTGATTATGACCGTTCGTTTGTCGTCGAATCGTCCGTCTCGACCTGGGACCCCGGCAGCGACAAGAACCCGTTTTACGACAACGGCGTCACACTGGCCGGCAATGATCCAAGCTTGCTCGGTGGGGCGGCCCGAGTGGTGGTGGATCGCGCCGTTCCGTTTATGGAGCAGGCCGTAAAAACCGACACCCCGTTTCTGGCGGTTGTCTGGTTCAACGCCCCACACGAGCCGATTAAAGCCGGGCCGGACTATCTTGCCATGTATGAAGGCCACGGTGAGGCAGCGCACTACTATGGCTGCATCACCGAACTTGACGAGCAAGTCGGACGGATTCGAAAACGTCTCCGGGACTGGGGCATCGCGAACAACACGTTGCTCTGTTTCTGCTCGGACAATGGGCCGGAAGGGAAAGAGCCCAAGGGGAAAAAGGCTGGCGTGACCGCCGGACTACGCGGCCGCAAACGCAGCCTTTATGACGGTGGCGTTCGAGTGCCAGCCCTTGCGGAGTGGGCGGGGCGAATCAAGCCTGGTTCGGTAAGCGATACTCCGTGCTCAACGCTCGACTATCTTCCAATGGTTGCCAACCTGACGGGCTATCAGATGCCCGACGACCGTCCGATCGATGGGCAAGATCTGATGCCGATTCTGACCGGTCAGACCACCGAACGTAAAAAGGCGATTCCGTTCCGCGCACGCGGCAACGCGACCCTCGTCAAGAACCGGTACAAGATGGTGTTACCCAAAGGCGAACTGTATGACCTTTCCAAGGATTGGAGCGAAGAAAACAACATTGCCACCGGCCATCCCGAACGCGTGGAAACCATGACGAGAGAATTGATGGCGTACCTTGACAGCATGCAAAAAAGTCATGCCGGGGAGGACTACAGTGACCCATCGTTTAAGCCGCTGGATGAATGGGATGCTTTCAGGAAGAAACGCGAACCATCAAAACGTAAATAA
- a CDS encoding alpha-L-fucosidase: protein MKRLHHYVILLTLIAGLAGTRAIADEPYKPTWDSLSTNALPEWVKDAKFGVYTHWGVFSVPAYGGPDYVRNLYEGSRKDAKGVFTYHTEKYGPLEKFGYKDFIPMFTAPKFDADEWVGLMHEAGAKFGGICLIHHDGFALWDSNVNPWNSAQMGPKRDVYGEIAAAVRKHDDMKLLATFHHGRSYGYTTGGMKEKDVTEQMRKTWDVLDPKYKELYWNQWTGTTEEFTDQWRAKITEVVDTYKPDMIWFDGLRTSMRGNHPPESVVLDVISHYFNQAKAVDQPVTICNKHGGEFNFPAPVGLKCYENGRDMPTDVGPWFLIDRAIAYPWSYVNGKKYKDGADYHVRSIVDVVSRGGVFLLSLTPKGDGSIPPEEQEIMRGIGRWMKVNGEAIYGTRPWKIHAEGPTVTRGLKRNNKGEEKEQWDWRQKFTSQDIRFTTNDDTLYAIALDWPEDGVLTVESLAEGADVNIKSIDLVGHEGALQWRQTSEGLVVTLPSQQPCEFAYALRILTK, encoded by the coding sequence ATGAAACGCCTCCACCATTACGTCATTTTACTGACCCTCATCGCTGGCCTTGCCGGCACGCGTGCGATCGCGGATGAACCCTACAAGCCCACGTGGGACTCGCTTTCGACGAACGCTCTCCCCGAATGGGTCAAGGATGCGAAGTTCGGCGTCTACACGCACTGGGGTGTCTTTTCCGTGCCTGCCTATGGCGGCCCCGACTACGTCCGGAATCTCTACGAAGGTTCTCGAAAAGACGCGAAGGGTGTGTTCACGTATCACACTGAAAAGTATGGGCCACTTGAAAAGTTCGGCTACAAGGACTTCATTCCGATGTTCACGGCGCCCAAGTTCGACGCCGACGAGTGGGTCGGCCTGATGCACGAAGCCGGTGCGAAATTCGGCGGCATCTGCCTGATTCATCATGACGGATTCGCACTGTGGGATAGCAACGTCAATCCTTGGAATTCGGCCCAGATGGGCCCGAAGCGAGACGTCTATGGCGAAATCGCCGCCGCCGTGCGGAAGCATGACGACATGAAGCTGTTGGCGACATTTCATCACGGCCGCAGCTATGGGTACACGACCGGTGGAATGAAGGAGAAGGACGTCACTGAGCAAATGCGAAAGACATGGGACGTCCTTGATCCGAAGTACAAGGAACTGTATTGGAATCAATGGACGGGGACGACAGAAGAGTTTACCGATCAATGGAGGGCCAAGATCACCGAAGTCGTGGACACCTACAAACCAGACATGATCTGGTTTGACGGATTGCGAACGTCGATGCGAGGCAATCACCCGCCGGAATCAGTCGTCTTGGATGTCATCTCGCATTACTTCAATCAAGCCAAAGCGGTTGACCAGCCGGTAACGATTTGCAACAAGCATGGTGGTGAATTCAATTTCCCTGCCCCAGTCGGTCTGAAGTGCTACGAAAATGGTCGCGACATGCCGACCGATGTCGGCCCGTGGTTCTTGATCGACCGCGCAATCGCGTATCCTTGGAGTTATGTCAACGGCAAGAAATACAAAGACGGCGCCGACTATCACGTACGCAGCATTGTGGACGTGGTCAGCCGGGGGGGCGTCTTTCTGTTGTCGCTGACGCCAAAGGGCGATGGTTCGATCCCGCCGGAGGAGCAAGAGATCATGCGTGGCATCGGCCGCTGGATGAAGGTCAACGGTGAAGCCATCTACGGAACGCGACCATGGAAGATTCACGCCGAAGGTCCAACGGTCACACGAGGGCTCAAACGCAACAACAAAGGCGAAGAGAAAGAGCAGTGGGACTGGAGACAGAAGTTTACGTCGCAGGACATCCGCTTCACCACAAACGACGACACGCTCTACGCGATCGCTTTGGATTGGCCTGAAGATGGCGTGTTGACGGTCGAATCACTCGCCGAAGGTGCCGACGTGAACATCAAATCGATCGACCTGGTCGGACACGAAGGCGCGTTGCAGTGGCGGCAAACCTCCGAAGGATTGGTCGTGACGCTTCCGTCCCAACAACCGTGCGAATTCGCGTACGCGTTAAGGATTTTGACCAAATGA
- a CDS encoding sulfatase family protein, whose protein sequence is MNSHFSKYCVSLCLTFVSGGWAMTAQAQAEQPNIVYILADDMGYGDVSACNPDSKIQTPNIDRLAREGMQFIDAHTNSSVCTPTRYGILTGRYCWRTEKKSGVLHGHSDHLIDPGRETVASFLKDQGYATACIGKWHLGMDWTSGDGLKVNESSGKNVDFDQPIANGPLDRGFEYYFGISASLNHAPHAYVENRKALGELSWLEGNTARKERNINGKDGWVADNYHQAEVLSTFTEKTIDWLQQHHSDASQQPFFVYMPLSAPHAPIVPNENFQGKNPIGAYGDYCMEVDWVVGEVLNALEDLELTDNTLVIFTSDNGPSPQAKLDRLQAHGHYASANFRGLKGSLWEAGHRVPFLARWPAVVKPGTVSDQVICTTDLLATVGEMHNAKLPDHVGEDSVSFLPALQGKPIPGNTDRGVVHHSDSGVFAIRRGKWKVVFDPAGGTRRNNPKDPPIKNPADIQLYDMEHDSGESTNLQAQHPEQVDALGRLLGEFVARGRSTPGADRKHPEVKRWTQLDAIRRYLKDSANTGEPHKGRS, encoded by the coding sequence ATGAATTCGCACTTTTCGAAGTACTGCGTTTCACTCTGCCTCACCTTCGTCTCCGGCGGCTGGGCGATGACCGCTCAGGCTCAAGCCGAGCAGCCAAACATCGTCTATATCTTGGCCGACGACATGGGCTATGGCGACGTCAGTGCATGCAATCCCGACAGCAAAATCCAAACGCCGAATATTGATCGGCTTGCCCGTGAGGGCATGCAGTTCATCGACGCACACACGAACTCCAGCGTCTGTACCCCGACACGCTATGGAATCCTGACCGGTCGCTACTGCTGGCGGACGGAGAAGAAGAGCGGAGTGCTGCATGGCCACAGTGACCATTTGATCGATCCAGGTCGAGAAACGGTTGCTTCGTTCTTAAAGGATCAGGGCTACGCAACGGCATGTATCGGCAAGTGGCACTTGGGGATGGACTGGACGTCGGGCGACGGACTGAAGGTCAACGAGTCAAGCGGGAAGAACGTGGATTTCGATCAGCCTATTGCTAACGGCCCGCTCGACCGTGGGTTTGAATATTACTTTGGTATCAGTGCCTCGCTGAACCATGCGCCGCATGCGTACGTCGAGAACCGGAAGGCGCTTGGCGAACTCTCCTGGCTGGAAGGCAATACGGCGCGCAAAGAAAGAAACATAAACGGTAAGGATGGTTGGGTCGCGGACAACTACCATCAGGCCGAAGTCCTTTCGACGTTTACCGAGAAGACGATCGACTGGCTGCAGCAACATCATAGCGATGCCTCGCAGCAGCCCTTCTTCGTCTACATGCCGCTGAGTGCTCCACACGCGCCGATCGTTCCAAATGAGAACTTTCAGGGCAAGAACCCAATCGGAGCGTACGGCGACTACTGCATGGAAGTCGATTGGGTGGTGGGGGAAGTCCTCAACGCCCTTGAAGATCTAGAGCTCACGGACAACACGCTTGTTATTTTTACTTCCGACAATGGCCCTTCGCCCCAGGCCAAACTCGATCGTCTACAGGCTCACGGCCATTACGCTTCGGCTAACTTTCGAGGTCTGAAGGGCAGCCTGTGGGAAGCGGGACATCGAGTTCCGTTTCTGGCTCGATGGCCTGCTGTTGTCAAACCGGGTACGGTTTCCGACCAGGTGATCTGCACGACAGACCTGCTGGCAACCGTCGGGGAAATGCACAACGCAAAGTTACCGGACCATGTAGGCGAAGACAGCGTGAGCTTTCTTCCGGCGCTACAGGGAAAGCCAATCCCAGGTAATACCGATCGCGGCGTCGTCCATCATTCCGATTCGGGAGTGTTCGCCATTCGTCGCGGGAAATGGAAGGTGGTTTTTGATCCGGCGGGCGGAACTCGTCGCAATAACCCGAAAGACCCGCCGATCAAGAATCCAGCCGACATCCAACTCTATGACATGGAGCACGATAGCGGTGAGTCGACCAACCTGCAGGCCCAGCACCCTGAACAGGTAGATGCCCTCGGACGCCTGCTTGGAGAGTTTGTCGCGCGGGGCCGGAGCACACCGGGGGCGGATAGAAAGCATCCCGAGGTGAAACGCTGGACTCAGCTCGACGCGATTCGCAGATACTTGAAAGATTCGGCAAACACCGGAGAACCTCACAAGGGCCGCTCATGA
- a CDS encoding glycoside hydrolase family 117 protein produces MRRLILLLALLLELPSFSRAEFPALVPQEKPDYPVSAAVARLYDQWNPHEDRGNELYSNFKYTPLKGLELTPNISRRDPTKVLLIDGVYHVWYTGRRSQSAPVGVQDATDVKPGTDWDLADIWHASSKDGWNWVEDKEPAVRRPPKPEQGFRSICTPGILVWKGKYYLYFQAYSPMVGGQVWCPVRVASADTPDGPWRHHPDPALVPSPPGSWGSIKINDPCPVVHHGRILIYYKGAPIERGPEYVLRMQGVAFSDNPLGPFEASKLNPVINSGHETCVFPFKDGVAALVALDGPEKNTIQWSPDGENFRVMSMIQIPPIAPGPYCPDAFSDSGDGRGFTWGLCHINPDGGGAANESILARFDCDLSLDVNRESFKRNNLRFDEQTYLQKDVALPRFLKDLILKEQKTLDIETIR; encoded by the coding sequence ATGAGACGCTTAATACTGCTTCTTGCATTGCTGCTTGAGTTGCCGTCATTTAGCAGGGCCGAATTTCCAGCGCTGGTTCCCCAGGAAAAGCCGGACTACCCGGTAAGTGCAGCAGTCGCGCGGTTGTACGATCAGTGGAATCCACACGAGGATCGCGGCAACGAACTTTATTCCAATTTCAAGTACACGCCGCTCAAGGGGCTGGAACTGACACCCAATATCTCGCGGCGCGATCCTACCAAGGTGCTGTTGATTGATGGCGTCTACCACGTCTGGTACACCGGCCGCCGTTCGCAGTCCGCGCCGGTGGGCGTGCAGGACGCGACCGACGTCAAGCCCGGCACAGACTGGGACTTGGCTGACATCTGGCATGCGAGCAGCAAAGACGGTTGGAATTGGGTAGAGGACAAGGAACCCGCAGTGCGACGCCCGCCCAAACCGGAGCAGGGCTTTCGCTCCATCTGCACGCCGGGCATTCTGGTTTGGAAGGGCAAATACTATCTCTACTTCCAGGCCTACAGCCCGATGGTTGGCGGTCAGGTCTGGTGCCCGGTGCGCGTCGCCTCTGCCGATACGCCCGACGGCCCTTGGAGGCACCACCCGGATCCGGCGTTGGTGCCGAGCCCTCCCGGTTCCTGGGGCAGTATTAAGATCAACGACCCGTGCCCGGTCGTGCATCACGGCAGGATTCTGATCTACTACAAGGGTGCCCCGATCGAGCGCGGCCCGGAATATGTGTTGCGCATGCAGGGTGTGGCCTTCTCTGACAATCCGCTTGGCCCGTTCGAGGCGTCGAAGCTGAACCCCGTCATCAACTCCGGCCACGAGACCTGCGTGTTTCCGTTCAAGGACGGTGTGGCTGCCCTGGTCGCGTTAGACGGTCCTGAAAAGAATACGATCCAGTGGTCACCCGACGGTGAAAACTTCCGGGTGATGTCCATGATACAGATCCCTCCGATCGCTCCTGGCCCTTATTGCCCGGATGCTTTTTCCGACAGCGGAGACGGACGCGGCTTCACATGGGGACTGTGCCACATCAATCCTGACGGCGGAGGTGCGGCGAACGAATCGATCTTAGCGAGGTTTGATTGCGATCTGTCGCTTGACGTCAATCGGGAGAGTTTCAAACGCAACAATCTGCGTTTCGATGAACAGACCTATCTTCAGAAGGACGTCGCCTTGCCCCGGTTCCTCAAAGATCTGATTCTCAAGGAGCAGAAGACGCTGGATATAGAGACGATTCGATGA